In Rhodococcus pseudokoreensis, the DNA window ACGCCTTCCTTGTAGATCGCTGCGATGTCTCGTAGATTCTCGGTGTCCGCAAGCGGATCTGAGTTGAGCAGCACAAGATCCGCGACCTTACCTACCTCGACGGTGCCAATCCTGTCGAGCTTCCCATAGGCCTCGGCGACGTTATGTGTGAGAGCCTGAATAGCTCCCATCGCGTTCAATCCTCGACCCTGTAATGCCTTGACCCAGGTGAAATGGTCTTCCCCAAGCGTGGTCGGCCTATCTTCCCATAGGTCGTGACCCAGGTCTTGGAGTACGTCGTGTGATGTGCACCCGGCATCGGTGGCCACCATCACGTTCGCGCCGGCATCGATGAAGTTGCGTTCGTTCTTTTGGTGCTCGGGGCTGTTGAGTGCTCCCCAGAAGTTACCGTGTGCAAGGAGTTTCACGGAATAGTCATCGGTCATGGGCTGGATCCCCACGCCAATGCGACGGTCCGCGATTCGACGTACCAGCTCGTCCGGGATGACCTGATTGAACGTCCAAGTCGGATGAATCATGACGTCGACCTCGACGTCGGTCGCGATCTCCAGGGCTGGGACTGCAAGAGTGTGCGACAAGAAGGGAAGCCCTTCGGCGTGGGTGTCTTCTGCCATCCAGCGAACCCACTTCTCCGGGAAGGTGTGATAGGTCCGCATCGAGACCGGATCGAGGTGCGCTGTGAGGTGATCACTGATTGCGACCTTGACCATGTCTACCCCAGACTGGACGTAGTCCCTGAAACGTGCGCGGACCTCCTTCTCCTGGAACAGTGTCAGTTCGGCACCGACACCAGCGGAAAAGAGCGCGTCGATGCGATTCGCGAACGTCGGCGAGATAGACTGGCGTGCATTGAAGTTGAAGTCTGGACTGAACGGGCCACCCATACCGACGATGTTGCCAGCCGCGAAGATTCGGGAACCTTGCGAAGCTCCCGAGTTGATCCGATCCCGAGCCTCGAGGACCGGATCGCGGGCGTCCCACGTGTCGAAAACCGTCGTGACGCCGTTTCGGAGGGACAACTGTGCACCCTCCTCGATCACCTTCACAAAGGATCCTTCGTATCGAGCAAGATATTCGACGCCGCCTACGCCCATCATCATGACGCCGTCCAGGAGGTGGATGTTGCCGTTGATGTAGCCGGGCAGCAACCACTTGCCGGAGACATCGAGGACTTCAGGACCCGAAGATGCGTCGTACTGTGACGTCGGGACGATGCGGGTAATCACTCCATTTTCGACGACGACGGTCCTTTCCGTCAGCGGACTACCGCCACGACCGTCGATCAGCGTGGCTCCAGACAAGGCAAATGTGGACACAGGGGTCATCCTCTCGGTCTTCCTATGGTGCCGATCACTCCATGAACATGGAAATGCATGGTTCATGGTTCAACGCTTTTAAGTTTCGACATTGTTACCGCCGCACTCGCGAGTCGAGCGTGACGCGCGCGACCGAGTTGTCCAGTCCGGCAAGGTGACATCCAGGACGTGCGGGTCGGAAACCCGACGGGTTCGGCCGCCCGCTTTGTGGGGTCAGTCACAACGCCACTTAAACATATACAGCAATAGTTCATAGTTCAAGACGTCGGCGTTACGATTGTGTTCAGCTCTACGACTCTGCAGGGCACCGGCGCCGATCGACCAGCTCGGAGGCTTGACTACACGCGGGGCCGTTCCGGCGAATCAGAGCCGATACCGGCTACTCCCTCGTCGCTGGTACCGCTTCGACAGGCGGACTGAAGCCGACCGTGAGGTCGGGCACGCCCGGCCCCAATCCGGGATCCACTTGCACTGGACTTCCTTAACCCGTGGGTGCGGTTCGGCTTCCGCGTTTCGCCGCAGCATTCGCCATGGAATGCTCGACGCGAGCGGGCCGTCTCCCGCAAACTTGACCGACGGCACTGACCGTCTGGTGATGCACATGGCGGGCGCTCACACGCACCAGCGACAGGATCTGCACAAAAGCGCGAGCCTTCGTTCGCCAACCTCGCATGGGGAATCCGACCGCCACATTTTTTTCCACCGCAATGCTGCTGTGGTGGCTGTGGATCTAACACGACCATCGAGTGCGCCATTTGAGCCTCGATCGAAGTCGCCGTCGACACAGCTACCGTCACCGAACGCGGGATCAGAACAGCCGATCTCGGCGGTAACGCTCAACCAGAACATTCGTCGACGCCATCACGCACTATTCAGCAGGTCACCATGCTTTGACATCGACGATGCGGCGATCTAAACGAGTCATCACACGCACAGCTCAACACACCAATCGGTTTACCTAACCGATTGGTACTGATAGATTCGAGGCGCCGCGCCTCGGCCGTCCCTGTGCGCCGGTCCGTCACAGCGGCTTGTCCATGGATGACCCAAGCACGTAGCGACACCTCGAGCTACCCGATCAGCACCATTCGAAGCGCGAAAGACATCTCATGACTCCCTTCGTGACCTACCGAGGCAAGGTCTCCGTACTCGACCTCGGTGACGACGAGAACCGCTTCTCGTTGCCCTGGGTCGACACGGTCGACCGGATCCTGCGCGATGCCGATCGGGGCCGAACGCATGCCCTGGTGACGACGGCGACGGGCAAGTTCTACTCCAACGGCCTGGACCTGGAGTGGCTGTCGAAGCACTCCGATCGCCTCACGTGGTACGTCGACCGCGTCCAGGCCCTCCTTTCCAAGCTCCTGACGCTGTCGGTGCCCGACGTGGCAGCCATCG includes these proteins:
- a CDS encoding amidohydrolase family protein, whose product is MSTFALSGATLIDGRGGSPLTERTVVVENGVITRIVPTSQYDASSGPEVLDVSGKWLLPGYINGNIHLLDGVMMMGVGGVEYLARYEGSFVKVIEEGAQLSLRNGVTTVFDTWDARDPVLEARDRINSGASQGSRIFAAGNIVGMGGPFSPDFNFNARQSISPTFANRIDALFSAGVGAELTLFQEKEVRARFRDYVQSGVDMVKVAISDHLTAHLDPVSMRTYHTFPEKWVRWMAEDTHAEGLPFLSHTLAVPALEIATDVEVDVMIHPTWTFNQVIPDELVRRIADRRIGVGIQPMTDDYSVKLLAHGNFWGALNSPEHQKNERNFIDAGANVMVATDAGCTSHDVLQDLGHDLWEDRPTTLGEDHFTWVKALQGRGLNAMGAIQALTHNVAEAYGKLDRIGTVEVGKVADLVLLNSDPLADTENLRDIAAIYKEGVAVDRSALPTQQIVTAPTGTPIPE